A genome region from Bacteroidota bacterium includes the following:
- a CDS encoding FG-GAP repeat protein, translating to MQNATFESDKPYSNFGATVSGVGDVNNDGFDDLIIGATDYSNTPSNEGAIYFYFGDNCPTTIYHADSDLDGFGSMISIIVACEMPIGYILDGSDCNDTDSLQNPNTIWYLDDDYDNYYAEQAHHTLNVSDLIGVIFFTGILGGDDCNDSSEVVFPVDLNI from the coding sequence ATGCAGAACGCCACTTTTGAGAGCGATAAACCGTATTCGAATTTTGGTGCTACCGTTTCCGGAGTAGGGGATGTAAATAATGATGGTTTTGATGATTTAATTATTGGTGCTACCGACTATTCAAATACACCGTCCAATGAAGGTGCTATTTATTTTTATTTTGGCGACAATTGTCCCACCACAATTTACCATGCAGATAGCGACCTTGATGGTTTTGGCAGCATGATTTCAATTATAGTTGCCTGTGAAATGCCGATAGGTTATATTTTAGATGGAAGTGATTGCAATGACACCGATTCTTTACAAAATCCAAATACGATTTGGTATTTAGATGATGATTATGATAATTATTATGCCGAACAGGCACACCATACACTCAATGTGAGCGACCTGATTGGAGTTATTTTTTTTACTGGAATTTTAGGTGGAGACGATTGCAATGATTCAAGCGAAGTCGTTTTTCCGGTGGATTTGAATATTTAG
- a CDS encoding FG-GAP repeat protein: MLKYNGIAGRFAHAVSEAGDVNGDGFADIIVGGFTYDNIEIDEVQHLFFLVRQQAYQIHLQIF, encoded by the coding sequence TTGCTGAAATATAATGGCATTGCGGGAAGATTTGCGCATGCTGTTTCTGAAGCCGGAGATGTGAATGGTGACGGATTTGCCGATATAATTGTTGGCGGATTTACTTACGATAATATTGAAATTGACGAGGTGCAGCATTTGTTTTTCTTGGTTCGGCAACAGGCATATCAAATACACCTGCAAATATTTTAG
- a CDS encoding FG-GAP repeat protein: MSNTPANILEINQASAYFGYSVSTAGDVNNDGYDDIIVGATLYDNGETDEGRVYIYHGSPTGIIGTPQKY; the protein is encoded by the coding sequence ATATCAAATACACCTGCAAATATTTTAGAAATAAATCAGGCCTCAGCCTATTTTGGATATTCAGTTTCTACTGCCGGAGATGTAAACAATGATGGCTATGATGATATTATTGTTGGTGCAACATTATATGATAATGGTGAAACAGACGAAGGTCGTGTTTATATTTACCATGGTTCTCCAACAGGTATTATAGGCACACCGCAAAAATATTAG